DNA from Krasilnikovia cinnamomea:
GCTCCTCGGAGATGATCACGCGGTCGATGTCGGCGTGGTACCAGGAGCCCTCAGCCATGGCCCCTAGCCTGCCGCATGGCGCCGCGATCGCGGCCAACGGGTCGGCGCTCCAGGGCCCTGATGCGGTCGCGTATCGCCTGGATCCGACCCGTCTGACCGAAAATCCCCCCGGATCGTGACAACCGTCACAGTGGGTCGGACTCCACCCGGACGAGTAGTCCCTTACGCCGTGCGACCGCCGCACCACCGGGCAGGTGTGCGGCACCCTGCCCGTGCCAGCACACGACGAGGGCGTCGAGCGCGGCCACGTGCTTCTGCGACAGCGCGCCGCCGGGCGCGCCCAGCTCGCGGGCCCACGCGTGCAGCACCCGGCTGCGCACCGCCGGATCCAGCGCGGCCAGCGCCGCCACGGACAGGCCCTTTTCCGTACGAGCGGCGGCCAGCGCCGTGGCGGCCAGCGCGTCCAGCGCGGCCGTGTCCGCCGCCAGGAGTTCGGCCGTCCGGGCCAGGTTGTCCACCACGGCCGGACCCAGCGCCGCGACCAGCGCGGGCAGAGCCTGGCCACGCACCCGGGACCGGGCGTACGCGAAGTCGGCGTTGTGCGGGTCCTCCCACGGGCTCAGCCCCAGCGCCGCGCACGCCTTGCGGGTGTCCGCCCGGGGCACCCCCAGCAGCGGCCGCAGCAGCCGGCCCCGGCGCGCGGGCATCCCGGCCAGCCCGCGCGGCCCCGCCCCGCGCGCCAGCGCCAGCAGCACCGTCTCCGCCTGGTCGTCACGGGTGTGCCCGAGCAGCACCGCCACGGCGTCCCACCGCAGCGCCGCGTCGTCCAGCGCGGCGTAGCGGGCGGACCGGGCGGCGGCCTCGGGGCCACCGGGACCGGCCACCTCGACCGTGGCGACCTCGACCGGGTCGAACCCGGTGACGCG
Protein-coding regions in this window:
- the tilS gene encoding tRNA lysidine(34) synthetase TilS — encoded protein: MARISAPVAAVRQAVRAALGGLPRGARVLVACSGGADSLALAAATAFVAPRFGLEAGLVTVDHGLQEGSAERAARVAAWGRVTGFDPVEVATVEVAGPGGPEAAARSARYAALDDAALRWDAVAVLLGHTRDDQAETVLLALARGAGPRGLAGMPARRGRLLRPLLGVPRADTRKACAALGLSPWEDPHNADFAYARSRVRGQALPALVAALGPAVVDNLARTAELLAADTAALDALAATALAAARTEKGLSVAALAALDPAVRSRVLHAWARELGAPGGALSQKHVAALDALVVCWHGQGAAHLPGGAAVARRKGLLVRVESDPL